The proteins below are encoded in one region of Triticum aestivum cultivar Chinese Spring chromosome 1B, IWGSC CS RefSeq v2.1, whole genome shotgun sequence:
- the LOC123141637 gene encoding receptor like protein 29 has protein sequence MDGRDDVKKRHPPARAADAATQPASTHTRGTMPATAVALLLCSLLAVAGAAMDPAEREALLRVMEAVSSDRDWRSSSGTDPCAAPWPGLECKPDAADKRLMRVTRLDFGVPPNPACREVAAFPTHAFSALPHLQSLFLVDCFKNPAKTAALALPPAANLSASRLQQLSIRSNPSLSGTLPPQLASLRSLQVLTVSQNPLIRGEVPRGIGELTGLVHLDLSYNSLTGPIPARIGDLRSLQGLDLSYNSFSGPIPSKLGRLAQLQKLDLSSNNLTGGVPATFSGLRSLTFLALSNNGLSGRLPAGLAGLRDLQYLIMENNPMGVPLPPELGGIARLQELRLANSGYSGSIPETFGRLTSLTTLSLQNNNLTGRIPAGLSRLKRMYHLNLSKNGLDGAVPFDGAFLRRLGRNLDLSGNPGLCVDDRAAMKEVGVDVCGGDGGSGASPGGAIARGGALWPSASALLCCCLLL, from the coding sequence ATGGACGGACGAGACGACGTCAAAAAGCGACATCCCCCGGCCCGGGCCGCAGACGCAGCCACCCAGCCAGCCAGCACCCACACGCGCGGCACCATGCCGGCTACcgccgtcgcgctcctcctctgctccctcctcgCCGTGGCCGGCGCCGCCATGGACCCGGCCGAGCGGGAGGCGCTGCTGCGGGTCATGGAGGCCGTCTCCTCCGACCGCGACTGGCGCTCCTCCTCGGGCACCGACCCCTGCGCCGCGCCCTGGCCGGGGCTCGAGTGCAAGCCCGACGCCGCCGACAAGCGGCTGATGCGCGTCACCCGGCTCGACTTCGGCGTGCCGCCCAACCCGGCCTGCAGGGAGGTCGCCGCGTTCCCGACCCACGCCTTCTCCGCGCTGCCCCACCTCCAGTCGCTCTTCCTCGTCGACTGCTTCAAGAACCCCGCCAAAACCGCCGCGCTCGCCCTCCCGCCCGCCGCCAACCTCTCCGCGTCACGCCTGCAGCAGCTCAGCATCCGCTCCAACCCCTCGCTGTCCGGCACGCTGCCGCCGCAGCTCGCCAGCCTGCGGTCGCTACAGGTGCTCACCGTCTCTCAGAACCCGCTCATCCGCGGCGAGGTCCCGCGGGGCATCGGCGAGCTCACCGGCCTCGTCCACCTCGACCTCAGCTACAACTCGCTCACGGGCCCCATCCCGGCGCGGATCGGCGACCTCCGGAGCCTCCAGGGCCTCGACCTCAGCTACAACTCCTTCTCGGGCCCCATCCCGAGCAAGCTCGGCCGGCTGGCGCAGCTGCAGAAGCTGGACCTGAGCTCCAACAACCTCACCGGCGGCGTCCCGGCCACCTTCTCCGGCCTCAGATCCCTCACCTTCCTGGCGCTGAGCAACAACGGCTTGAGCGGCCGCCTGCCCGCGGGCCTCGCCGGCCTCCGGGACCTGCAGTACCTGATCATGGAGAACAACCCGATGGGCGTGCCGCTGCCGCCCGAGCTGGGCGGCATCGCGCGGCTGCAGGAGCTGAGGCTGGCCAACTCCGGCTACTCGGGGTCTATTCCGGAGACGTTCGGGCGGCTGACGAGCCTGACGACGCTGTCGCTGCAGAACAACAACCTGACGGGCAGGATCCCGGCGGGGCTGAGCCGGCTGAAGCGCATGTACCACCTGAACCTGAGCAAGAACGGGCTGGACGGCGCCGTGCCGTTCGACGGCGCGTTCCTCCGGCGGCTCGGCCGGAACCTCGACCTGAGCGGCAACCCGGGGCTGTGCGTGGATGACCGGGCCGCCATGAAGGAGGTCGGCGTGGACGTCTGCGGaggcgacggcggctccggcgcttCCCCCGGCGGAGCGATCGCGAGGGGCGGCGCCCTCTGGCCGTCGGCCTCCGCGCTGCTGTGCTGCTGCCTCTTGCTCTGA